Part of the Gemmatimonadaceae bacterium genome is shown below.
CCTTCATCGACGGCAGCCATCACCCAGCGGATGCCCGGCCGGTGGCGCCGCTGGGCCCGGGGGAGCGTCGTTTCGAGCCAGGCATGAAACACTTCGGCATCGCGACGTCCGCTCGTCGAACGCGCCACGCGGCGCAGCGTGCGCACGGCCCGAGGTGGACCGCCGCGACCGAGCACCTCGCGCCAGGCGCGGAGCCAGCTGCGCAGCCGGCGCACGGCCACGCGGAAGTCGTGCAGGGCCTCGTTGTCGCCCGGCATGTCGAGCCGTGTTCGTGCCGCGGCAGCGTCGGCCAGCATGGCGAGCGCCACCAGGCGGATGCCTCGCGGTTCTGCGGTATCGAGCAACGACGCCGGGAGCTCTCGCACCTATTCACCCAGCCGACGAAGCTGAGCCGGCGCCATGGCCCAGACGAGGGTTGCAGCCCCCGAGGTCACCTGACCTGGAAAGTCGAGGAGGAGCGCGCCGCCCTTCTTGAACGCCACGGCCGGATCCTCCATCCCGGTCATGAGCCACGTCACCAGCGAGCCAAGGTAGGGCTCATGCCCGACGATCGCGACGATCTCGTGTTCATCGTGCGACGCCAGCCAGGGAAGGAAGTCGCGAATGGGCCGTGACGGACGCAGCTCGTCGATCTCCCACGTGCGCGAGAGCTGATACTCCTCGGCGAGAATCGCGGCCGTCTGCGTCGAGCGCGTGAGGGGACTGCACGCGAGGCGGGAGATCGACGGAAGGACGCGACGCAATCCGCGAGCGCTGCGTTTCATCTTCTCGCGACCCTTGTCGGTGAGTGGGCGTTCTTCATCGGTCGCGCTGCGCCTGGCGAAATCGGCGCGCTCCTCGGCAATGGCGTGACGCACGACGAGCAGCTGCACACAAACTCCTGGGAATGGGTGGGTGCGCGCTGACGGGCGCCGCGGGCGGCAATCTACACGGGACGGAGCGGCGGCGCGGGCTTCCCGTCGCTCGTTAGGTGGGCTACTTGAGGCCCACCTGTCCCTTGACGGACGCCACCAGCTTCGCGGCATCGTACCCGATCCCGAGGCGGAAGGTCGTGACCACGTTGCGGATGTCTCCGGGGTTCTGTGCCGGGTTGCCGCGGAGGACGACGAGGTCCGCCTGCTTGCCGGCGGCGATCGACCCGGTGCGTCCGTCGATGCCGAGTACCCTGGCGCCGTTGAGCGTCATCACCTGCACGGCTTCGGCGGGCGCGAGTCCCGCCTCGACGAGCAACTCGTAGTTGCGCTGGTCGCCGTACCCGGCGATGACGTGGAGGCAACACGGGTCGGAGCCCGCCGCCAGGAGCCCTCCGGCGCGCATGAAGGCCACCTCAAAGGCCATCGTCTTGCGAAGCACGTCTCTGGCCACACGGTCATTGGCGGTGGCGGCGTTGTCGTACCAACGGCCAACGGCCGCCGCGGCCTCGGGCATGAGTGCGTCGAGCACGCGCTGGTCCTTCTGCAATCGCGACGGGGTGCTGGTCTCGTACACGGCCAGCGTCGAGGTGAGCGATACCTTGCGATCGACCATCTCCCGGATGGTGCGTTGCACGTCCGGGTTGGAGACGTCGGCCGAAGCGAAGATCGCGGAGTCCCCCGCGGAGGGGCAGGCGTCGGGCTGCTTGTTGGCGTAGAACTCGGTATTCGCGAACAGCCCGTGCTCCAGGTTGTCGATACCAAGAGCGACCGCCTCGCGATAGCCCACGGAGCACAAGTGCGCGGTCACCTTCACTCCGTGCTTGTGTGCCTCGTCGATCGCGGCGCCGAGGGCGGCGCGCGAGACCTGCGTGTAGGCCTTGAACCAGGTGACGCCCTCCTCGGCCCAGTACTTCACCATGCGGCGGGCGTCGTCAGGGCCGTCGACCGGGTGCATTGCCCCGGGGCCCGGGCCGGGCCCCTGCAGATACGGGCCGGTCACGAACATCTCCGGCCCCACCATGAGCCCGCGCGTGATCGCGTTCCGGACGTTGATCTCCTGGTACGAGTCGGTACTCCCGGCCGTGCGCACCGTGGTGATCCCGGCGCCAAGAAACAGCCGGGGATAGCTCTGCAGCATCATCTTCATCGAGCCGCCTGCTGCAGAGCTGTAGTACATGTGGTCGTGCAACCCGACGATGCCGGGGATGACCGTATGGCCCGAGAGATCGATCACGCGGGCATTCCCCGGGATCGTGACGCTGCCCATGGGACCGGTGGCGCGGATGCGCTCGCCCTCGATGAGGACCACCTGGTTCTCCCTCGGCGCCGCGCCCGTGCCATCGATCACACGCACGTTGGTGAGGGCCACGATCGGCGCGTCGACCGAGACGAACGTGCGAACCTGTGGCGAGAGCTGACGTTCCTGCGCCGTGACGAGGGCCGGCACGCAGGCGAACGCCGCGACGAATCGGAGGAGCGCTGAGGTCTTCATCGTGTCGTGGGTCGAGACGGTGAGTCAAGCTGCATGCGTCGTGCTGCGTCGATCCTGCCTCGTGCCAACCTCCCGCCCCGCGCCTTCACCGCACCTCGAACATGCCCATCATGCCGGTGCCCAGGTGCTCGGCGACGTGGCAATGCATCATCCAGCGGCCGGGGTTCGTGAGCTCGAGCAGGATGTCCATGGTCTCACCGGCCGGCAGGACCGCCGTGTCCTTCCACACCATGTTCGTATTCGGGGCGCCGTTGCGCGAGGTGACGAGAAAGCGCTGGCCGTGGAAATGGATCGGGTGTGCCATGGCGTGCGTGACCGACGGGTCGTTCACCAGGCGGATCTTCGCGACCTGCCCGACATGGAACTGCCAGGCGATGGCCATGTTCTCGCGGCCCTGTTCGTCTCGCAAGATCCACGTGACGTCGCGCGCCGTGAACGGGAAGTTCATCATGGGCATGGCGTCGTTCCAGTCCACCGGCACCGCGATGCCGGTGAGCATGGCCACGGTCGCGGGCGGGACGGCCGGGTCGAGCCGCATGCCCAGCGTCAGGACGTGATCGGGCTCGCGGTCCGCCAGGTGTCGGTAGCGCGCCACCTCCGCGCGCACCTCCGCATGCTCGCGCAACCGTGCGAACGACGACGCGAGGTCCGGGGCGGCACGTTCGGCCCCGACCTCTACCACGCCAAGCGTATCATCGACGGGCTTGGCCGTGCCCCGCATGTGATCGAGCCATCGCACGCTGTTGAGCAGCGGGTAGCGGCCCGGGCGGTCGAATCGCGCTTCGACCACATAGCGTTCGGCGGGCGCCATCACGATCGATTCGACCCAGGCCTCGCGTTCGAAGTCACCGAGGTCGGATCCGATGAGCTTGAGGCGCGCGCCGGGCAGCCGGAGGTTGAAGAGGCGGGCATTGGCGACGTTGGTGAAATGGAAGCGGACGACCTCTCCGCGCCGTACCTGCAAGTGATAGTTGGGCTCACCGTTCACCAGCAGCAGGTTCCCGAACCGCCCCATGAGCGCGTGCGTGACCGTATCGGCGCCATAGGGCATGAGCGTGCCGGTGTCGGTCAGCAGGAAGTCGTCGAGCGCGAGCACCTCTTCGCGGTGAACGGGCACCTGCGCGCGCGCACGCCGGGCGACGAGGATGTTGCCGTAGAGACCGAGGTCCTGCTGGATGTCCTCACGAACGTGCGGGTGGTACCAGTAGATGCCGGCGTCGGGGAAGCGCAGGTGATAGGTGAACGAGTCGCCGGGCGCGACGGGATCCTGCGTGACGTGCGGGACGCCGTCGCTGCGATTGTCGAGCCGCAGTCCGTGCCAGTGGATCGTGGTGGGGAGGTCGAGCGCATTGCGGAACTGCACGGTGACGTTCGCGCCCTGCCGCACGCGAATCAGCGGGCCCGGGTACTGGCCGTTGTACCCGTACATGACGAAGGTGCGACCGGCGACGGTGCGCCTGACGAGTGACGCGGTGAGCTGCAGCGTATCACCGTTCCGCACATCACGCACCTCGCGCGGCCTGGCGGGCGTGACCAGGCGGCCCGTGGTGTCTGGCAGCCACGCGCGCGTCGATGGCGGCGTGTGCGTCATGGAGGTGGGGGCGATGCGCGGATCGACCCACGGCATGGGCCACCCGGTCGCGTGGCCGGCGTGTTCGCTGGCCGGGGCGCCGGCCAGCATGGTCGCCATGGCGTCGCGGTGGGCGAGCAGGAGCGCACCAGGGCTCGTGGCGCGCACGACGAGCCGCCCGCTCCGCGTGCGCACCATCGCCGACGACTCGGCCGACACCAGGACGCGGAAGTTCTCGAACGGAAGTTCTCCGAGGGCGTTGGCGCCATTGCGCACCACGCCGAGCTTCACCTCGCGGGCGTGCGTGAGATCGTAGCCCCAGGCGACGAATGCGCGATAGGCACCTAACGATGCCGGTGGCGGGAGGCCTTCGAGACGAGCCACCAGGAAGTGGCGCAGCTGGCCATCCGGGCGTACCGCTACCCCGAACGGGGTGGGCACCCAGCGCAGCTCGAGCATGCCACGCACGCCGTCGAGTCCCGGGGTCGGCACCAGCTCGGCGCAGAACGGCGTCGCGAAGGGCGGCAGGTCCATCGCACAGCGCGGCTCCTGCCAGCCGGGCGGGGGGAGCTGAGCACGTGCCGCCGTCCCCCCAAAGAGGAGGGCGAGTCCGCAACCCATCGCGAGCCCCCGCAGTCGCGCGTACCGTCGCATGGCGCGGAATCTCGCTGGCGGACCTCCATCGCACGAGCGCCGTCAGGCCTTACGTCGGCCGCTCCGCGCACCGAGCTTAGAAACAGGACCGATGCGCGCTCCCACACACCGCCTACCCGCCGGCTCCGGTCGGCGCCGCATGCGACGTCTGTTCGGCGTTGCGGCGGTGTCCATGGGCGCGATCGCCTGCTCGGGCACGCCGGACCTCGAGGCACCGCCGCCCCTCGTCGTCGACGATCCCGTCGATTCCCTGAAGCCCATCGAGCCCTCGGTCATCGAGTCGGAAGTGCGCTACGACCTCGCACCGGCGCTGGCCGCGCTCGAGCAGGCGGTGCCGCGACGCTTCGGCGACATCGGTCAGAGGCTCGACGTCGAGACAAACCGTCGACTGCATGTGGCCTTTGCCGCCACCCGCGCGCCTTTTCGCATCGACATCGACGGGCTTCGCGTCACCGTGTCCACCGTCGTGGAGTACGAAGGCCGCGGCTGGTACAAGCCACCGATCGGCCCGGAGATCAGCTCGGCGTGCGGCACCGGCCCCGACGTACCGAGGCCGCGTGCGCGTGTGCGGCTGGTCAGCCAGATCGCGATCAATCCCACGTGGGCCCTCTCGGCCCGCACCCGCATCGCGAGTGTCGAACCCGTCACCACCACCGAGCGCGACAAGTGCCGCGTCACGATCTTCCGCGCCGATGTCACGGACAAGGTGATGCAGGCGACGCGATCGGTGCTCCAGCAGCAGATTCAGCGGCTCGATCGATCCATCGCCCAGGTCCAGACGCGCGATCGCTTCGAGCGATGGTGGCGGGACATGTCGCGCGCCATTCGACTGACCGACAGCGTGTGGTTCACGATCAATCCCTCGGACGTACGGCTGATCGGTGTGCGCACCGACTCCGGTACCATGGTCGCGAGCCTGCGATTGACCGCCCGACCACGTATCGAGACGGGCAATCGGCCGAATGATTTCGACCTGTTCACGCCGCTTCCGCGGCTCGAGCGGTCGGACTCGACCGGTGGGCGCCTGCAGGTGACGCTCGACGGCGAGATCGACTACGGCGTGGCCACCGGGATGCTGCGGCGCGCGCTCGTCGGAAAGGAGATCCCGGTCGCCAACCGCACGGTGACCATCCGGTCCATCACGTTGCTCGGCATCGGTGGGGGACGCGTGGCGCTCGGCGTGCGCTTCAGCGGTGGCGTGACCGGGCAACTCTACCTCACCGGAACGCCACGTTACGACACCGACGCGGATCAACTCCTGGTGCCCGACCTCGCATACGATCTGCGCACGAGCGACGCCCTGGCGCGGGGTCTGGCATGGCTCAAGGATGATGCCATCCAGAACTTCCTCCGCGACCGCGCGCGCTTTCCGGTGACGGGGCAGCTCGATCGCCTGCGGGTGCTGGCCGAGCAGGGCATGAACCGCGAACTGGCCAGCGGGGTGCGACTGGTCGGTCAACTTGACCGCGCCGAGGCGGTGGCTGTCCGCGCCACACGAGCGGCGCTTCGCGTGAGGGCCGTGGCGTCCGGATCAGCGTATCTCGATATAGACAAGCCACTTACGTTCCGGCGTCCCGTGCCAGGTCGACCGGCGTCATCCGGCAGGGCCGCCGGTCCCCCCGCCAACGACTAGTAGTTGCCCCAGTGTTCAGGCCGCGTCGAGGGCTGGCATCCTTCGGTCCGACGGGGCCAGGGGTAGCCCCAGTGTCCAGCCGCCGAACCCGTTCTCAGCTTTGGCGTCTGGGTCAGATGGGTGCGGACGCTGGGTGGCGGGGCGAGTGAGGGGCAGGGATCGACGCGCGGACGTCACGGGCGGTGCGTGGGGCCGGAACCCCGGCCAGGGTTATCCGGGCGCGTCGTTCTCCTTCGCCGGTGACGCGGAGAAATCGTCGGGGATACGTGGGGAGCAGAACGCGAACGGCGCGGCGATCGAGTGATCGCCGCGCCGTTTCGCTACCCACGGGTTCGCAGGAGATCAGGGCACGTTGAAATCGGTCGAACGCGTGGATCCGCGCAGCAAGTCTCCCGCACGGGGCTGCGGGGTGATGATGCCGGCGCCCGTCCATCCAAACGCGGTCGTGCCTGTCGTGTTCTGCCCGGCTTCGAGCCGCGACCCCACCGGGAAGCCATTGAGACCAGCGATGTCCGGCATCGCGAGGTCGTACGTGCTCGCGCTGCCTACCGCCGCGAGATAGCCGCCCGTCGCGCTGATAGTGAGGCTGTTTGACGTGGAACCGGCGGATGAGGTGATGGAGAAGCTCACCAGTTGACGGTATTCGGTCGGCAGCGCACCCTGGAACCGGAAGCGCGGATAGGCACCGACGGCGAGCGACGTGATCGTGGGCTCGGTGATCTTGGGGCCCAGGTCCATGGTCTGATTGGCGACGGCGCCCACGTACTTGAGCAGGATCCTGGCGTCGCTGGAATTGCCACCCGCCGGAGACGCGAAGGCATAGAGGCCATGCACGTCGCCGCTGATCATGCGGCTCCCCGGCAGTCCAGCCCAGGTGCGTGCCGGATCGACACTCGGGGAGAAGTCATTGGCAAAGCCCAGCGTCTCGCCGTTCGCGGTGGTGAGGAGCGTGTTGAGCATGAGCTCTTCATTCATCGTGTTCGTGAACGTGGCCGTCGCGGTGGCCGGTGCGAAGGCGCTGGCCGCGTCGAAGTCGATCACGCTCGGCATTGCGCCTCCATCGGGAATGCTGAGGTTGCGGAAGAGCACGACCTTGTCCGCCGGCATGCCGACGGTCGAGCGCGTGCCCACGAAGTCGACGGCGCCACTGGCCACACCGCGGAACGTCACGGTTGGACTCCCGGTGCCGGTGTACATCGCCAACGCCCCACCGAGCGACAGCACGGCAAGCTGCCCGACGCCGACTCCGGCCACGGTGCCGGTGATGGTCTTGGTCGACTGCGTATCGTTGCAGTTGTCCGTGCCGACGGTCGTGAGCTCGGTCGCGGTGCCGTAGAAGACTTCAGTCGTGTACGTCCCGGCGAGTCCGGCGCGGGCATAACTCCCCCGCGCGCGCCGGTTGGTGCTCCGCTGCTGCTCGAACAGGGCCCGCCCCCTCACAAGCCGCGAGCGCGAGCCACGCACGGTGGCATCGGCTGCGATGCGCGCGCTGGTCTCCTGGAGCACATACGCGACCGCGCCGCGACCGGAACTGATGGTGAAGTTGAACTTCGTGACCGTCCCGGCGGTCGATGGTGTCACCCGCTGCCAGGCGTTGGTGCCATCCTGATAGGCAAAGAACACCGGCGTCTCCGACGCGCTGCAGAACTGCCACTCGGCGTTCCCGCCGGAACCCGGCGTGGCGACGGTGAGCGAAAGGGAGGTATTGACCGGCGTGAGTCCCGCACCCGTGCCGGTGATCGTGACCGAATATGTCCCGGCGGGCGTGCCGGCACCGACCGCGATGTTGGCCGTACTGCTGCTCGCCGTCGTTGGTGACGGAGTGAAGCCGATCGTGACGCCGCCCGGGGCGCCGGAGGACTGGAGCGTGACGTCACCAGGATAGTTCGTGCGCGTGATGTTCACGGTCGTCGATCCGCTCGCGCCCTGCTGCACGGTGACCGCGGCCGGTGACAGCGAGAGCGCAATGCCGCCCGGCGCTGCCGACACGGTGACGGGGAAGAACAGCACGCGATCGGTGAGCCCGGTCGCCGTCGCCCGCAGCGACAGGTTGTAGGTGCCAAGCGGCGTGTTGCTGGCCACGTTGACCGTGAAGGTCGACGACGTCCCGGTGGTCGTTCCCGGCGCGAACGTGCCAGAGATGCCGGCCGGAGGACTGTCGAACACCAGGCTCACGGCGCCGGTAAAGTTCGTGCGACTGATCGTGAGCGTTGCCGTGCCCGCGTTCCCCTGCTGCACGGTGAGCTGCGTCGGCGCGATGGCGATGGTGTAGGCCGGCGCGGAGACATTCAGCGTGAACTGCGCCGTGCGATCAGCGAGGCCCGTCGCGGTGCCGCGCACCGTCACGGTGTACGTGCCCGGTGCGACCGCGGCACCAACGCTGACGGTCATCGTCGACGCGTTGGTGGTCGAGGCGGCCGGAAGGAATGTGGCCGAGATGCCGGCAGGCGGACTGTCGAGCGACAGCGTCACCGCGCCCTGGAAGTTGGTGCGGTCGATGTTCACCGTGGCCGTCCCGTTGCTCCCCGGTGCGAGCGCCATGGTGGCCGGCGCTACAGCGAGCGTGTAGCCCGCGGCCGCCGTGACCGTGATCGCCAGCGCCGCTGACTTTGGTGCGATGCCGGTGCCCGTGCCCTGGATGGTCACGTTGTATGTGCCCGGCGCGACCGTGGCCGCGACCGCGACCGAAAGCGCCGAGGCGTCACCCGTGGGCGCTGCCGGCGTGAAGGTGCCGGTAATGCCGGCCGGAGCGTTCTGAAGTGCGAGCGCGACGGCTCCGGCGAAGTTCGAGCGCGTGATGGCGATGTTGCTGGTCCCGTTGCCGCCCTGAGCGATGGTCAGCGCTGCCGGTGTCGCTGCGAGCGTGAAGTCCGGCGCTGCGGTCACCGTGAGAGTGTAGGTCGTGGTGGCTTCACCGATCCCGGCCGCCGAGCCTCGCACGGTGGCCGTGTAGGTGCCGGCGGGCACGGTGCTGGCTACGGCCACGAGCACTGTCGCCGAGGTGGTCGCACCGGACAGCGAGGCCGGGGTCACGGTGGTCGTCACGCCAGAAGGGAGCCCGGCGATGGCGAGCGACACGGCACCGCTGAATCCACCGCCGCGCGTGAGGGCGATGTTCACGGTACCCGTCCCGCCCTGCTGAACGGTCAGGGCACCGGGATTCACCGCGACGGTGATGGAACCGGGGTTACCGGTCGGACCTTCGTCGCCCCCTCCTCCACAGGCCGTACCAATGGCGAGAACGAGCAACACTGCTGACGAGACAGCGCGGTTCCTGATGTGCGACCACATAGCCAACCTCCCCTCGAATCGATGTATGAGCAGCATCGGGGGATCGGCGCGCACACTCGCGCATGCGACGACGTCCCGGTGCGCCGAACCAGTCAACGCGACGGTGGCTGCCTTCGGGGCATTTGCCCGAACCACCTCGCGTGCCGTTCAACGAACCGAGACGTCTGTTTTTCTCGCGTTGCCTCAGGCCTGGTCGCGAACTCGCTAGCCAGCGACCTCGACCGATACATCCGGGCACGCCGCCGCCACGGTCCCGTAGAGCGGGCAGCGCTTCTGGAATTTCTGCACGAGCTGGACGGCGGTGTCGCGCGGGGTGTTGGCGATCCTGAACGTCACGGCCACCTGGTTGAACACCGTGAGATCGGCGCGCACGGGATGGTCGCGATCGACCATGCCACGGATCGTCGCGTGAATCGGGCCAATCGCGACACCATCCTCCTTCGCGATCACCTGCACGAGTTCCACTCCGCACGCGGCGACGCCGGCCAGAAAGCTTTCCGCGGGCGTCAGGGCTTCACCGGGACACTGATTCTGTACCGGTCCGTCGATGACGAAGTGGTGCTGGCGCGCGTTGAGCAGCACACGACCGAAGGTGTCGGTCGTGGTCGCGTGGACGGTATGTTCTCGGATGTTGCTCATGGGGAGAGTCGGGTAGGCCTACTGGGTGGTGGTGCGGCCGATGGCATCCCAGATCAGCGGGTAGGTCGCGTTGGTCTGCCCGCGATACTGCGGGCGGAATCCGAAGAGAACGACCTTGCCCTTGCCAACGGTAGCCTCGACCATCGCGGCCTTGCCGTTGAGCCGCTGACCACCAAGGAGCCAACCTGAAAGCAGCGGGTTGCCGGTCGCAGGATAGGTGAGTACGGCGGTCGCGCGCGTGGGATCGGTGATCTCGAACGCGGGAGAGTCCTCGAACCAGACGCCGAGCACGGGCGCGG
Proteins encoded:
- a CDS encoding amidohydrolase family protein, which encodes MKTSALLRFVAAFACVPALVTAQERQLSPQVRTFVSVDAPIVALTNVRVIDGTGAAPRENQVVLIEGERIRATGPMGSVTIPGNARVIDLSGHTVIPGIVGLHDHMYYSSAAGGSMKMMLQSYPRLFLGAGITTVRTAGSTDSYQEINVRNAITRGLMVGPEMFVTGPYLQGPGPGPGAMHPVDGPDDARRMVKYWAEEGVTWFKAYTQVSRAALGAAIDEAHKHGVKVTAHLCSVGYREAVALGIDNLEHGLFANTEFYANKQPDACPSAGDSAIFASADVSNPDVQRTIREMVDRKVSLTSTLAVYETSTPSRLQKDQRVLDALMPEAAAAVGRWYDNAATANDRVARDVLRKTMAFEVAFMRAGGLLAAGSDPCCLHVIAGYGDQRNYELLVEAGLAPAEAVQVMTLNGARVLGIDGRTGSIAAGKQADLVVLRGNPAQNPGDIRNVVTTFRLGIGYDAAKLVASVKGQVGLK
- a CDS encoding DUF4403 family protein, with translation MRRLFGVAAVSMGAIACSGTPDLEAPPPLVVDDPVDSLKPIEPSVIESEVRYDLAPALAALEQAVPRRFGDIGQRLDVETNRRLHVAFAATRAPFRIDIDGLRVTVSTVVEYEGRGWYKPPIGPEISSACGTGPDVPRPRARVRLVSQIAINPTWALSARTRIASVEPVTTTERDKCRVTIFRADVTDKVMQATRSVLQQQIQRLDRSIAQVQTRDRFERWWRDMSRAIRLTDSVWFTINPSDVRLIGVRTDSGTMVASLRLTARPRIETGNRPNDFDLFTPLPRLERSDSTGGRLQVTLDGEIDYGVATGMLRRALVGKEIPVANRTVTIRSITLLGIGGGRVALGVRFSGGVTGQLYLTGTPRYDTDADQLLVPDLAYDLRTSDALARGLAWLKDDAIQNFLRDRARFPVTGQLDRLRVLAEQGMNRELASGVRLVGQLDRAEAVAVRATRAALRVRAVASGSAYLDIDKPLTFRRPVPGRPASSGRAAGPPAND
- a CDS encoding OsmC family protein; translated protein: MSNIREHTVHATTTDTFGRVLLNARQHHFVIDGPVQNQCPGEALTPAESFLAGVAACGVELVQVIAKEDGVAIGPIHATIRGMVDRDHPVRADLTVFNQVAVTFRIANTPRDTAVQLVQKFQKRCPLYGTVAAACPDVSVEVAG
- the sixA gene encoding phosphohistidine phosphatase SixA, yielding MQLLVVRHAIAEERADFARRSATDEERPLTDKGREKMKRSARGLRRVLPSISRLACSPLTRSTQTAAILAEEYQLSRTWEIDELRPSRPIRDFLPWLASHDEHEIVAIVGHEPYLGSLVTWLMTGMEDPAVAFKKGGALLLDFPGQVTSGAATLVWAMAPAQLRRLGE
- a CDS encoding multicopper oxidase domain-containing protein, which gives rise to MRRYARLRGLAMGCGLALLFGGTAARAQLPPPGWQEPRCAMDLPPFATPFCAELVPTPGLDGVRGMLELRWVPTPFGVAVRPDGQLRHFLVARLEGLPPPASLGAYRAFVAWGYDLTHAREVKLGVVRNGANALGELPFENFRVLVSAESSAMVRTRSGRLVVRATSPGALLLAHRDAMATMLAGAPASEHAGHATGWPMPWVDPRIAPTSMTHTPPSTRAWLPDTTGRLVTPARPREVRDVRNGDTLQLTASLVRRTVAGRTFVMYGYNGQYPGPLIRVRQGANVTVQFRNALDLPTTIHWHGLRLDNRSDGVPHVTQDPVAPGDSFTYHLRFPDAGIYWYHPHVREDIQQDLGLYGNILVARRARAQVPVHREEVLALDDFLLTDTGTLMPYGADTVTHALMGRFGNLLLVNGEPNYHLQVRRGEVVRFHFTNVANARLFNLRLPGARLKLIGSDLGDFEREAWVESIVMAPAERYVVEARFDRPGRYPLLNSVRWLDHMRGTAKPVDDTLGVVEVGAERAAPDLASSFARLREHAEVRAEVARYRHLADREPDHVLTLGMRLDPAVPPATVAMLTGIAVPVDWNDAMPMMNFPFTARDVTWILRDEQGRENMAIAWQFHVGQVAKIRLVNDPSVTHAMAHPIHFHGQRFLVTSRNGAPNTNMVWKDTAVLPAGETMDILLELTNPGRWMMHCHVAEHLGTGMMGMFEVR